Below is a genomic region from Microbacterium galbinum.
CCCGACCGCGTCGCGTGAGACGCTCGACCACTCGATCCCGTACATCTTCGCGGTCGCGCTGCAGGACGGCGGCTGGCACCACGTCGACTCCTACGCTCCGTCGCGCGCGGGTCGGGAAGACACCGTCGCGCTGTGGCGCAAGATCACCACGGCCGAGGACGCCGAGTGGACCCGTCGCTACCACTCCGAGGACCCGGACGTGAAGGCGTTCGGCGGTCGTGTCGAGTTCCGTCTGACCGACGGCTCGACCGTCGTCGATGAGATCGCCGTGGCCGACGCGCACCCGCTCGGCGCCCGCCCCTTCGCTCGCGAGAACTACATCGCCAAGTTCCGGCTGCTGGCCGAGCCCGTGCTCGAGTCCGCCGAGATCGAGCGCTTCCTCGAACTCGTGCAGCGCCTGCCCGAGCTGACCGCGGCCGAGGTCGGCGAGCTGTCGATCGTCGCGAAGCCCGGCCTGCTCGACGCCGCGGACGCTCCGAAGGGCCTCTTCTGATGCTGTACTCCTCCACCACCCCGGCCGAGAAGCGCCGCGTGCTGCGTGAGCGCCTCGCGAGCGGCGAGCTGCTGCGTTTCCCCGGTGCGTTCAATCCGCTGAGCGCGCGCCTGATCGCTGAGAAGGGCTTCGAGGGCGTCTACATCTCGGGCGCCGTGCTCTCGGCCGACCTGGGGCTCCCCGACATCGGACTCACGACGCTCACCGAGGTCGCCGGCCGTGCCAAGCAGATCGCCCGCATGACCGATCTGCCCGCGATCGTCGATGCCGACACCGGGTTCGGCGAGCCGATGAACGTCGCGCGCACCATCCAGGAGCTCGAGGATGCCGGGCTCGCCGGCATGCACATCGAAGACCAGGTGAACCCCAAGCGCTGCGGGCACCTCGACGGCAAGAGCGTCGTCGACGAGAGCACGGCGATCAAGCGCATCCGCGCCGCCGCCGATGCGCGCCGCGACGAGAACTTCCTGCTCATGGCGCGCACCGACATCCGGGCGATCGAGGGCTTGGATGCCGCGATCGACCGCGCGAAGGCGCTCGTGGATGCGGGTGCGGATGCGATCTTCCCCGAGGCGATGCGCGAGCTCTCGGAGTTCGAGGCGATGGCGAACGCGCTCGACGTGCCGATCCTCGCCAACATGACCGAGTTCGGGAAGAGCGAGCTCTTCTCGACGTCTCAGCTGCAGAGCGCGGGCGTCAGCATCGTCATCTGGCCGGTGTCGCTGCTGCGCACCGCGATGGGCGCGGCGGGCCGCGCGCTCGATACGCTGAACACGGACGGGCATCTCACGTCGATGCTCGGAGAGATGCAGCATCGCGCGGATCTCTACGAGCTCATCGATTACGAGTCGTACAACCACTTCGACTCGGGTGTCTTCAACTTCACGCTCGACCAGCCCGGTCGCTGAGCGCCGCAGCACACGAAGCAGCACACGAAGGAGTGAGCATGACCGAACCGGACATCAAGAAGGGCCTCGCTGGGGTCGTCGTCGACACGACCTCCATCTCGAAGGTCAATCCCGAGACGAACAGCCTGCTCTACCGCGGATACCCGGTGCAGGAACTCGCCGCCACGCAGTCGTTCGAGGCCGTGGCGTACCTGCTGTGGCACGGGGAGCTGCCGACGCCGGAGGAGCTCGCGGCGTTCCGCGTCGAGGAGCGACGGCACCGTGCTCTCACCGACAACGTGCGGGCCGCGATCGACCTCGTACCGCTGGACGCGCACCCGATGGACGAGGTTCGCACGGCGGTCAGCCTGATCGGAGCGTCCGACCCCGGTGCGGGCGGATCGGTGCTGGATGCCGGCGGCAGCCCGGAGCAGAACCTCGAGCGCAGCATCCGCCTGTTCGCGGCGCTCCCCGCGATCGTGGCCTACGGCCAGCGCCGCCGCCGCGGGCAGGAGCTCATCGAGCCGCGCGATGACCTCGACTACTCGGCCAACTTCCTCTGGATGACGTTCGGCGAAGAGGCGGATGCCGTGGTCGTCGACGCGTTCAACCGGTCGATGATCCTCTACGCCGAGCACTCGTTCAACGCCTCCACCTTCACGGCGCGGGTCATCACGTCGACGCTCAGCGACCTGTACTCGGCCGTCGTCGGGGCGATCGGCGCTCTCAAGGGTCCGCTGCACGGCGGAGCGAACGAAGCCGTGCTGCACATCTTCGACGAGATCGGGTCGGCGGATGCCGTCGAGGCCTGGCTCGACAAGGCCCTCGCCGAGAAGCGCAAGATCATGGGCTTCGGGCACCGCGTGTACAAGAAGGGCGACTCGCGGGTGCCGACCATGAAGGCGGCTCTCGACACGCTCGTCGAGCACTTCGACAAGCCGGAGGTCGCGGCGCTGTACGACGCGCTCGAGTCGGAGTTCGTCGCACGCAAGGGCATCTACCCGAACCTCGACTACCCCTCGGGTCCGGCGTACAAGCTGATCGGGTTCGACACCCTCACCTTCACGCCCCTCTTCGTCGCGGCGCGGGTGACGGGGTGGACGGCGCACGTGATCGAGCAGGCCGGTGCCAACGCGCTGATCCGCCCGCTCTCGGAGTACGTCGGCCCGGACGAGCGGCACGTCGCGGGCTGATGCCCCTTTACGCGTGAGAGAGCCTGGGGCCCGTCGGCATGCTCAGGGACCCAGGCTCTCTCGGTGACGCATCCGCTCGCGGGCGTCAGCCGATGTTCTCGACGGCCGCGCGTGCGCGAGCACCCGCCTGCGAGGCGGTGCCGTCGTTGCTCTCCATCGTGCTGCGCAGCAGCGTGATGATGTTGCGCACCTCGTCGGCGGCGTTCTTCCACCGCAGCTCCTTGCCGCGGTACTCCTCGGAGACCCCATCGGCTGAGTAGTCGGCCATGGCGTTCTGCACGGCCTTGTCGCGGTCGGCGATCAGGCTCTCGAGCAGA
It encodes:
- a CDS encoding bifunctional 2-methylcitrate synthase/citrate synthase, translating into MTEPDIKKGLAGVVVDTTSISKVNPETNSLLYRGYPVQELAATQSFEAVAYLLWHGELPTPEELAAFRVEERRHRALTDNVRAAIDLVPLDAHPMDEVRTAVSLIGASDPGAGGSVLDAGGSPEQNLERSIRLFAALPAIVAYGQRRRRGQELIEPRDDLDYSANFLWMTFGEEADAVVVDAFNRSMILYAEHSFNASTFTARVITSTLSDLYSAVVGAIGALKGPLHGGANEAVLHIFDEIGSADAVEAWLDKALAEKRKIMGFGHRVYKKGDSRVPTMKAALDTLVEHFDKPEVAALYDALESEFVARKGIYPNLDYPSGPAYKLIGFDTLTFTPLFVAARVTGWTAHVIEQAGANALIRPLSEYVGPDERHVAG
- a CDS encoding pore-forming ESAT-6 family protein, which produces MAYEDRRAYSVAASQEVQGEFNRVSGLLESLIADRDKAVQNAMADYSADGVSEEYRGKELRWKNAADEVRNIITLLRSTMESNDGTASQAGARARAAVENIG
- the prpB gene encoding methylisocitrate lyase, translated to MLYSSTTPAEKRRVLRERLASGELLRFPGAFNPLSARLIAEKGFEGVYISGAVLSADLGLPDIGLTTLTEVAGRAKQIARMTDLPAIVDADTGFGEPMNVARTIQELEDAGLAGMHIEDQVNPKRCGHLDGKSVVDESTAIKRIRAAADARRDENFLLMARTDIRAIEGLDAAIDRAKALVDAGADAIFPEAMRELSEFEAMANALDVPILANMTEFGKSELFSTSQLQSAGVSIVIWPVSLLRTAMGAAGRALDTLNTDGHLTSMLGEMQHRADLYELIDYESYNHFDSGVFNFTLDQPGR